The window ACGATAATATCGTTGAAGTTAATACGTAAACATTACGATTAAGTTACTGTAAGTAAAGCAATATGTAGGAGCAGTAATTCAATGTGTGAAAGGGAGGCAACTCCATGATTTTGTCATCAATGCGGGATGTAGTATTCGGTTACGGAGAGGAGCCTGTCATCGACGGTCTGTCACTAGATATTACAGCAGGACAGTTTATCGGGATTACCGGCCCGAACGGGGCAGCGAAGACTACACTGCTAAAGCTGATGCTGGGACTGCTCCGTCCGTGGAGCGGAATGGTTACCTTAAACAATGAGCTGGCTGCGGATGGCAGGCTTGAGATCGGCTACGTTCCGCAGCAGGTCGCATCCTTCAATGCCGGATTTCCCAGCAAGGTGATTGAGCTGGTCCGTTCCGGCTGCTACGGCCGGCTGGGGCTGTTCCGGCGCTTCACGCAGGAGCAGGAGGCGCTTGTGGAGAGCTGCCTGCGGCAGGTTGATATGTGGAATTACCGCGACCGCAGAATCGGCGAATTATCCGGCGGGCAGAAGCAGCGGATCTGCATCGCCCGGGCGCTTGCCCAGCAGCCGCAGGTGCTGGTGCTGGACGAACCGGCAACGGGTATGGATCTGGAGAGCCGTACCGGCTTCTATGGACTCATGCGTCATTATGTAAATGCGCATGGCCGGACGGTAATTATGGTCACTCATGGCCTGGAAGAAACAAGCCCCTATCTGGATAGCATCATCAGCCTGGAGCGGAAGGAGCAGGAGGGCTGGACATGTTTAGTTACGAATTCATGCAGCGCGCATTTTGGGCCGGGGGCCTGATTGGTATAATCGGTCCGCTGCTTGGCGTATATCTGATGCTGCGCCGCCAGGTGCTGATGGCTGATACGCTGTCGCATGTATCGCTTGCCGGGGTAGCACTGGGCACGGTGCTGCAGCTGAATCCGGCACTCAGCGGCTTTGCGGTTGCCGTCACCGGCGGGATCGTCATCGAGCAGCTGCGCCGTTCTTACCGTACATACAGCGAGCTTCCGGTAGCAATCATCATGACTTCGGGGCTGGCGCTAGCGGTTGTACTGATGAGCCTGAAGCAGAATCTGAGCAAGAGCTTCAGCTCCTATCTGTTTGGCTCTATCGTCGCCGTCAGTGATATACAGCTAAAGCTTATCGCGGTTGTCGCAGCCGCCGGATTGCTCTATTTCATCGTTTTACGCAGGCCGCTGTACAGTCTGACCTTTGACGAAGAAACCGCCAGCATAAGCGGTGTGCATACAGGGCTGCTGTCCTTTTCGTTTGCTGTGCTTACGGGAATGACTGTTGCCGCTGCTATGCCGGTAGTCGGTGTGCTGCTGGTATCCGCGCTGATTGTGCTCCCGGCATCGATCGCCCTACGGATCGCTTCCGGTTTCACCACCGCAATACTAATTGCTGTGTCCACAGGGCTGCTTGGAGTTTTCAGCGGTCTGACCGCATCCTATTATATCAATACGCCTCCGGGAGGCACGATTGCCCTTATTCTGCTTATATTCCTGCTGACAGCAATCGGGGTTCAGAAGCTGCTCAGGCTGAAGCAGCGACGCAGCAAATATAGAAGACCTTTGAAGCAACCCGAAATTCATTCCAAACCATAGATATCATTGAAGAAAAAGGAGCTGTTATCCCTCATGTTTACTTTTCGAATCCGTCATCTTGCTGCTTTGTCCCTGTCTGCACTGCTGATTGCCGCCGGCTGCGGCAGCAACAGCAACTCTGCAAATAATGCCGGCAGCACAGGTGCTAATGTTAACCCTAACCCTAGCCCACCTATTGTAGAGACCAGCTCTCCTGCGCCGGATAAGCTGAATATTAAAGTCAGCTTCTATCCGCTGTACGAATTCACCAAGAACATCGTTGGTGATCTAGCCGATGTAGAGACGCTGGTGCCTGCCGGAATCGAGCCGCATGACTGGGAGCCGACCGCCCGGGACATGGCGGCAATTAACGATGCCGATGTGCTCGTCTACAATGGAGCGGGCATGGAGGCCTGGGCTGAGCAGGTGCTGGACAGTGCCTCCGGCAGCAAACTGATCACCGTGGAAGCCAGCAAAGGGCTGGAGATTATGGAGGGCACTGGGGAGGAAGAGGCTCATGCCGAAGGAGAAGCGGATGACCATGATCATGCCGACGAAGATCATGAACATGCGGATGAAGCTCATGCCGAAGAAGAACCAGGCCATGATCACCACCATGGAGGACTTGATCCCCATGTCTGGCTGGCTCCTGCCCTGGCAATCAAAGAGGTCCGTACCATTGAAGCTGCGTTGTCTGCTGCTTCTCCTGAGAACGCCGCTGCATTCCATACGAATGCAGACAGCTATGTCGCTAAGCTGGAACAGCTTGATC of the Paenibacillus pedocola genome contains:
- a CDS encoding metal ABC transporter ATP-binding protein, producing the protein MILSSMRDVVFGYGEEPVIDGLSLDITAGQFIGITGPNGAAKTTLLKLMLGLLRPWSGMVTLNNELAADGRLEIGYVPQQVASFNAGFPSKVIELVRSGCYGRLGLFRRFTQEQEALVESCLRQVDMWNYRDRRIGELSGGQKQRICIARALAQQPQVLVLDEPATGMDLESRTGFYGLMRHYVNAHGRTVIMVTHGLEETSPYLDSIISLERKEQEGWTCLVTNSCSAHFGPGA
- a CDS encoding metal ABC transporter permease; this encodes MDMFSYEFMQRAFWAGGLIGIIGPLLGVYLMLRRQVLMADTLSHVSLAGVALGTVLQLNPALSGFAVAVTGGIVIEQLRRSYRTYSELPVAIIMTSGLALAVVLMSLKQNLSKSFSSYLFGSIVAVSDIQLKLIAVVAAAGLLYFIVLRRPLYSLTFDEETASISGVHTGLLSFSFAVLTGMTVAAAMPVVGVLLVSALIVLPASIALRIASGFTTAILIAVSTGLLGVFSGLTASYYINTPPGGTIALILLIFLLTAIGVQKLLRLKQRRSKYRRPLKQPEIHSKP
- a CDS encoding metal ABC transporter substrate-binding protein; amino-acid sequence: MFTFRIRHLAALSLSALLIAAGCGSNSNSANNAGSTGANVNPNPSPPIVETSSPAPDKLNIKVSFYPLYEFTKNIVGDLADVETLVPAGIEPHDWEPTARDMAAINDADVLVYNGAGMEAWAEQVLDSASGSKLITVEASKGLEIMEGTGEEEAHAEGEADDHDHADEDHEHADEAHAEEEPGHDHHHGGLDPHVWLAPALAIKEVRTIEAALSAASPENAAAFHTNADSYVAKLEQLDQDFKDGLAGTKRTDFITQHAAFGYLAKEYGLTQVPIAGLSPEQEPSAAQMAEIVEFAKAHDVKTIFFETLVSSSVADTIAQEIGAKAAVLNPIEGLTDEDRSNKLDYVAIMRQNLEALKAALNE